One part of the Fusobacterium pseudoperiodonticum genome encodes these proteins:
- a CDS encoding V-type ATP synthase subunit I, with translation MAIVKMKKFKLFALEKDRKSLLKELQKFSYVHFVKTKEEDESLKEIELNQDMTTIKEKSQKVKWMLNYFSKLFPKETKKEIDESSIKETLFVLLEQQASKYDFSNDYENLANISREIDSNKEEIANLETYRKELSKWLNIKESLGNLKAFKTAKFFLGTVAKKNFEPLKDKLRNFEHTYIEEISDESSQINIMLLTSNTEEKELKNELKTYSFTETNFNFDTSFTEEYEKTKNREEELKKANEKLKEKVEKLLKLIPKLLIQKEYLDNALMRETVVSNFKATDTVNVIEGYIPLDMEEEFKKIVNKNSNKSNYLEITEVDKDDEEVPILLKNSGITGLFASITQMYALPRYNEIDPTAILSIFYWIFFGMMVADFAYGLILFILSGLALMIGKFDENKKKFLKFFFALSFSTMIWGLLYGSAFGDLIKLPTQVLDSSKDFMSIFILSIIFGAIHLVIALGIKAYILIKNGHFMDVIYDVFLWYLTLTSLIILLLAGRFGLSEFTKNIFIACAVIGMLGIVVFGARDAKTLVGRIGGGLYSLYGITSYIGDFVSYLRLMALGLAGGFIASAINIIVKMLVSKGILGIILGVVVFTLGQSFNIFLSFLSSYVHTSRLTYVEFFSKFYEGGGKAFKKFRV, from the coding sequence ATGGCAATAGTTAAAATGAAAAAATTTAAATTATTTGCTCTTGAAAAAGACAGAAAATCCTTATTAAAAGAACTACAAAAATTCTCTTATGTTCATTTTGTTAAAACTAAAGAAGAAGATGAGAGTTTAAAAGAAATTGAACTTAACCAAGATATGACTACAATTAAAGAAAAAAGTCAAAAAGTTAAGTGGATGCTTAATTACTTTTCAAAACTTTTTCCAAAGGAAACAAAAAAAGAAATAGATGAAAGTTCAATTAAGGAAACACTGTTTGTACTACTAGAGCAACAAGCAAGTAAATATGATTTTAGTAACGACTATGAGAATTTAGCAAACATAAGTAGAGAGATTGATAGCAATAAAGAAGAAATTGCTAATCTTGAAACTTATAGAAAAGAGTTGTCTAAGTGGCTTAATATAAAAGAGTCTCTTGGTAATTTAAAGGCTTTTAAGACAGCAAAATTCTTTTTAGGAACAGTTGCAAAGAAGAATTTTGAACCATTAAAAGACAAGCTAAGAAACTTTGAACACACATACATAGAAGAAATCTCCGATGAATCAAGCCAAATTAATATTATGCTACTGACTTCAAACACCGAAGAAAAAGAACTCAAAAATGAATTAAAAACTTATAGCTTTACTGAAACTAATTTTAATTTTGACACAAGTTTTACTGAAGAATATGAAAAAACTAAAAATAGAGAAGAAGAATTAAAAAAAGCTAATGAAAAATTAAAGGAAAAAGTTGAAAAGTTATTGAAACTTATTCCAAAATTACTTATTCAAAAAGAATATTTAGATAATGCTTTAATGAGAGAAACTGTTGTATCAAATTTTAAGGCAACAGACACAGTTAATGTTATAGAAGGTTATATTCCACTAGATATGGAAGAAGAGTTTAAAAAAATTGTAAATAAAAATTCTAATAAAAGTAACTATTTAGAAATCACTGAAGTTGATAAAGATGATGAGGAAGTTCCAATCCTATTAAAGAATTCAGGAATAACAGGACTATTTGCATCTATAACTCAAATGTATGCACTACCTAGATATAATGAAATAGATCCAACAGCAATACTATCAATATTTTACTGGATTTTCTTTGGTATGATGGTAGCAGATTTTGCTTATGGACTTATTCTATTCATACTTTCAGGTCTTGCATTGATGATTGGTAAATTTGATGAAAATAAAAAGAAATTTTTAAAATTTTTCTTTGCCTTGAGTTTTTCAACTATGATATGGGGATTACTCTATGGTAGTGCCTTTGGTGATTTAATAAAATTACCAACTCAAGTTCTAGACTCATCAAAAGATTTTATGTCAATTTTTATACTTTCAATAATATTTGGAGCAATCCATTTGGTAATAGCTTTAGGAATTAAAGCCTATATACTTATAAAAAATGGACATTTTATGGATGTTATATATGATGTTTTCTTATGGTATTTAACTTTAACAAGTTTAATTATACTTCTTCTCGCAGGAAGATTTGGTCTTAGTGAATTTACTAAAAATATTTTTATAGCATGTGCTGTTATAGGAATGCTAGGAATAGTAGTTTTTGGAGCAAGAGATGCAAAAACTTTAGTAGGAAGAATAGGTGGAGGACTTTATTCACTATATGGAATTACTTCATATATAGGAGACTTTGTTTCATACTTAAGACTTATGGCATTAGGATTAGCAGGAGGTTTCATAGCAAGTGCTATAAATATTATTGTAAAAATGCTAGTAAGTAAAGGAATACTAGGAATTATACTTGGAGTAGTTGTATTTACATTAGGACAATCATTTAATATATTCTTGAGTTTCTTATCTTCTTATGTCCACACTTCAAGACTTACATATGTAGAATTTTTCTCTAAATTCTATGAAGGTGGAGGAAAAGCATTTAAAAAATTCAGGGTGTAA
- a CDS encoding V-type ATP synthase subunit F — MYKIAIVGDKDSVLAFKILGVDVYISLDAQEARKIIDRISKEGYGIIFVTEQVAKDIPETIKRYNSELIPAIILIPSNKGSLNIGLANIDKNVEKAIGSNIL, encoded by the coding sequence ATGTATAAAATAGCTATAGTGGGAGATAAAGATTCTGTCTTAGCTTTCAAAATTCTTGGAGTAGATGTCTATATAAGTTTAGATGCTCAAGAAGCAAGAAAGATTATAGATAGAATTTCAAAAGAAGGCTATGGAATTATCTTTGTTACAGAGCAAGTGGCAAAAGATATTCCTGAGACAATAAAAAGATATAATAGTGAACTTATACCTGCCATTATATTAATACCAAGTAATAAAGGAAGTTTAAATATAGGTTTGGCAAACATAGATAAGAATGTGGAAAAGGCTATTGGTTCAAATATATTGTAG
- a CDS encoding V-type ATP synthase subunit C, with protein MDREKFVQASVRIRNLEKKLLTKIQFERLYEAENLEEAIKHLNETAYSEDLAKIDRAENFEIALSNSLNRTYSEVLKLSPVKELVDVLTYRFAFHNIKLAVKEKILQENFEHIYSKVHYEDLPKLKKQFETEKGEKGTWYEDTVIQAYKVFEDTKDPEKIEFFVDKRYFEKVLEVSKNLGLDLIEEYFKNMIDFLNIRTFIRCKRDEQDISILKAALIQDGYIDTEDIASYFYKDIEDLINSYKNSKIGKSLILALKGYNDTGRLLLFEKYMENFLTNLLKEKVQRMPYGPEIIFAYVHAKEVEIKNLRICLVGRANGLSADFIKERLREIYV; from the coding sequence ATGGATAGAGAAAAATTTGTTCAAGCAAGTGTCAGAATAAGAAATCTTGAGAAAAAACTCTTAACAAAAATTCAATTTGAAAGATTGTATGAAGCTGAAAATTTAGAAGAGGCTATAAAACATTTAAATGAAACAGCCTATTCAGAAGATTTAGCAAAAATAGATAGGGCAGAGAATTTTGAAATAGCTCTTTCAAATTCATTGAATAGAACTTATAGTGAAGTTTTAAAACTTAGCCCAGTTAAAGAACTTGTAGATGTTTTAACTTATAGGTTTGCTTTTCATAATATAAAATTGGCTGTTAAGGAAAAAATTTTACAAGAAAATTTTGAGCATATCTATTCAAAAGTTCATTATGAAGATTTACCTAAATTGAAGAAACAGTTTGAAACAGAAAAAGGTGAAAAAGGGACTTGGTATGAAGATACTGTTATTCAAGCCTATAAGGTTTTTGAAGATACAAAAGATCCAGAAAAGATAGAATTTTTTGTAGATAAAAGATATTTTGAAAAAGTTTTAGAAGTTTCAAAAAACTTAGGACTTGATTTAATTGAAGAGTATTTTAAAAATATGATAGATTTTCTAAATATCAGAACCTTTATTCGTTGTAAAAGAGATGAGCAGGATATTAGTATTTTAAAAGCTGCTTTAATTCAAGATGGCTATATAGACACAGAAGATATTGCATCTTATTTCTATAAAGATATAGAAGATTTAATTAATTCCTATAAGAATTCTAAAATAGGAAAAAGCTTAATTTTGGCCTTAAAAGGCTATAATGACACAGGAAGATTATTACTTTTTGAAAAGTATATGGAGAATTTTTTGACTAATCTTTTAAAAGAAAAAGTACAAAGAATGCCATATGGCCCAGAAATTATTTTTGCTTATGTGCATGCAAAAGAAGTGGAAATTAAAAATTTAAGAATTTGTTTAGTTGGTAGGGCTAATGGACTTTCAGCAGATTTCATAAAAGAAAGGTTGCGTGAAATTTATGTATAA
- a CDS encoding V-type ATP synthase subunit B, whose amino-acid sequence MLKEYKSVQEIVGPLMIVEGVEGIKYEELVEIQTQTGEKRRGRVLEIDGDRAMVQLFEGSAGINLKNTTVRFLGKPLELGVSEDMIGRVFDGLGNPIDKGPKIIPEKRVDINGSPINPVSRDYPSEFIQTGISTIDGLNTLVRGQKLPIFSGSGLPHNNVAAQIARQAKVLGDDAKFAVVFGAMGITFEEAQFFIDDFTKTGAIDRAVLFINLANDPAIERISTPRMALTCAEYLAFEKGMHVLVILTDLTNYAEALREVSAARKEVPGRRGYPGYLYTDLSQIYERAGKIKGKPGSITQIPILTMPEDDITHPIPDLTGYITEGQIILSRELYQSGIQPPIFVIPSLSRLKDKGIGKGKTREDHADTMNQIYAAYASGREARELAVILGDSALSEADKAFAKFAENFDREYVSQGYETNRNIEETLNLGWKLLKVIPRTELKRIRTEYIDKYLNDKD is encoded by the coding sequence ATGCTTAAGGAATATAAATCAGTGCAAGAAATAGTAGGACCTCTAATGATAGTTGAAGGTGTGGAAGGAATTAAATATGAAGAGCTTGTAGAAATTCAAACTCAAACAGGAGAGAAAAGACGTGGACGTGTGCTTGAAATAGATGGCGATAGAGCCATGGTACAGCTTTTTGAAGGATCTGCAGGTATAAACCTTAAAAATACAACAGTTAGATTTTTAGGAAAACCACTTGAACTAGGAGTCTCTGAAGATATGATAGGGCGTGTTTTCGATGGTTTAGGAAATCCTATAGATAAGGGACCAAAAATTATTCCTGAAAAGAGAGTGGATATAAATGGTTCTCCAATCAACCCTGTTTCAAGAGATTATCCATCAGAATTTATTCAAACAGGAATTTCAACTATTGATGGACTTAATACTCTAGTTAGAGGACAAAAATTACCAATATTCTCAGGTTCAGGACTTCCACATAACAATGTTGCAGCACAGATTGCAAGACAAGCAAAGGTACTTGGTGATGATGCAAAGTTCGCTGTTGTGTTTGGAGCAATGGGTATAACTTTTGAAGAAGCACAATTCTTTATAGATGACTTTACAAAAACAGGAGCTATTGACAGAGCAGTTCTATTTATAAATCTTGCCAATGACCCTGCCATAGAAAGAATTTCAACTCCAAGAATGGCACTTACTTGTGCAGAATATCTTGCTTTTGAAAAGGGAATGCACGTTTTAGTTATCTTGACAGACTTGACTAACTATGCAGAAGCTCTTCGTGAAGTTTCTGCAGCTAGAAAAGAAGTTCCAGGAAGAAGAGGATATCCAGGATATCTATATACTGACCTTTCTCAAATCTATGAAAGAGCAGGGAAAATAAAAGGAAAACCTGGTTCTATCACTCAAATCCCTATTTTAACTATGCCTGAAGATGATATAACTCACCCAATTCCTGACCTTACAGGATATATCACAGAAGGACAAATTATTCTTTCAAGAGAACTATATCAAAGTGGTATTCAACCACCTATCTTTGTAATTCCTTCTCTATCAAGATTGAAAGATAAAGGGATAGGTAAAGGTAAAACAAGAGAAGACCATGCTGATACTATGAACCAAATTTATGCAGCTTACGCTTCAGGAAGAGAAGCTAGAGAGCTTGCAGTAATTCTTGGAGATTCAGCACTATCAGAAGCAGATAAAGCTTTTGCAAAGTTTGCAGAAAATTTTGATAGGGAATATGTGAGTCAAGGTTATGAAACAAATAGAAATATAGAAGAAACTTTAAATCTAGGTTGGAAACTTTTAAAAGTAATTCCTCGTACAGAATTAAAGAGAATAAGAACTGAATATATAGATAAGTATTTGAATGATAAAGACTAG
- a CDS encoding V-type ATP synthase subunit D — MAKLKVNPTRMALSELKLRLVTAKRGHKLLKDKQDELMRQFINLIKENKKLRVEVEKELSESFKSFLLASATMSPLFLESAVSFPKEKLSVEIKSKNIMSVNVPEMKFVKEEMEGSIFPYGFVQTSAELDDTVIKLQKVLDNLLSLAEIEKSCQLMADEIEKTRRRVNALEYSTIPNLEETVKDIRMKLDENERATITRLMKVKQMLEKNA; from the coding sequence ATGGCAAAGCTAAAAGTAAATCCTACTAGAATGGCTCTTTCTGAATTAAAACTCAGACTTGTTACAGCTAAAAGAGGACATAAGCTTTTAAAAGATAAGCAAGATGAATTAATGAGACAATTTATTAATCTTATTAAGGAAAATAAGAAGCTTCGTGTGGAAGTTGAAAAAGAACTTTCAGAATCTTTTAAATCTTTTCTTCTTGCGAGTGCAACAATGAGTCCATTATTTTTGGAAAGTGCTGTATCTTTTCCTAAAGAAAAATTATCAGTAGAGATAAAATCCAAAAATATAATGAGTGTAAATGTTCCTGAAATGAAGTTTGTGAAGGAAGAAATGGAAGGAAGTATATTCCCTTATGGTTTTGTACAAACTTCAGCTGAGCTTGATGACACTGTTATAAAATTACAAAAAGTCTTAGACAATCTTTTGTCTCTTGCTGAGATAGAAAAATCTTGTCAACTTATGGCTGATGAGATTGAAAAGACAAGAAGAAGAGTTAATGCTCTTGAGTATAGTACTATTCCTAATCTTGAAGAAACAGTTAAAGATATTAGGATGAAACTAGATGAAAATGAAAGAGCAACTATAACAAGACTTATGAAAGTAAAACAAATGCTAGAAAAGAATGCATAG
- a CDS encoding tyrosine phenol-lyase — translation MRFEDYPAEPFRIKSVETVKMIDKATREEVIKKAGYNTFLINSEDVYIDLLTDSGTNAMSDKQWAGLMQGDEAYAGSRNFFHLEETVQDIFGFKHIVPTHQGRGAENLLSQIAIKPGQYVPGNMYFTTTRYHQERNGGIFKDIIRDEAHDATLNVPFKGDIDLNKLQKLIDEVGAENIAYVCLAVTVNLAGGQPVSMKNMKAVRELTNRYGIKVFYDATRCVENAYFIKEQEEGYQDKTIKEIVHEMFSYADGCTMSGKKDCLVNIGGFLCMNDEELFLKAKELVVVYEGMPSYGGLAGRDMEAMAIGLKESLQYEYIRHRVLQVRYLGEKLKEAGVPILEPVGGHAVFLDARRFCPHIPQEEFPAQALAAAIYVECGVRTMERGIISAGRDVKTGENHKPKLETVRVTIPRRVYTYKHMDIVAEGIIKLFKHKDDIKPLEFVYEPKQLRFFTARFGIKK, via the coding sequence ATGAGATTTGAAGATTATCCAGCAGAGCCATTTAGAATTAAGAGTGTAGAAACAGTTAAAATGATTGATAAGGCAACAAGAGAAGAAGTAATTAAAAAAGCAGGGTATAATACTTTCTTAATTAACTCAGAAGACGTTTACATTGACTTATTAACTGATAGTGGAACTAACGCTATGAGTGATAAACAATGGGCAGGACTTATGCAAGGTGACGAAGCTTATGCAGGAAGTAGAAACTTCTTCCACTTAGAAGAAACTGTACAAGACATATTTGGGTTTAAACATATAGTTCCTACTCACCAAGGAAGAGGAGCTGAAAACCTTTTATCTCAAATAGCTATTAAACCTGGACAATATGTTCCTGGAAATATGTATTTCACAACTACTAGATATCACCAAGAAAGAAACGGTGGAATATTCAAAGATATCATAAGAGATGAAGCTCATGATGCAACTCTTAATGTTCCTTTCAAAGGAGATATAGATCTAAACAAATTACAAAAATTAATAGATGAAGTTGGAGCAGAAAACATAGCTTATGTATGTTTAGCAGTAACTGTTAACCTAGCTGGTGGACAACCTGTTTCAATGAAAAATATGAAAGCTGTTAGAGAATTAACTAACAGATATGGAATAAAAGTTTTCTATGATGCAACTAGATGTGTTGAAAATGCTTATTTCATAAAAGAACAAGAAGAAGGATATCAAGATAAAACTATAAAAGAAATAGTACATGAAATGTTCAGCTATGCTGATGGATGTACTATGAGTGGTAAAAAAGACTGTCTTGTTAATATCGGTGGATTCTTATGTATGAACGACGAAGAACTATTCTTAAAAGCTAAAGAATTAGTTGTTGTTTATGAAGGAATGCCTTCTTATGGAGGACTTGCTGGTAGAGACATGGAAGCTATGGCAATAGGATTAAAAGAATCTTTACAATATGAATATATCAGACATAGAGTTTTACAAGTTAGATACCTAGGAGAAAAATTAAAAGAAGCTGGAGTACCTATACTTGAACCAGTTGGAGGACACGCTGTATTCTTAGACGCTAGAAGATTCTGTCCTCATATCCCTCAAGAAGAATTCCCAGCTCAAGCACTTGCAGCAGCTATTTATGTTGAATGTGGTGTAAGAACTATGGAAAGAGGAATCATCTCTGCAGGAAGAGACGTTAAAACTGGTGAAAACCATAAACCTAAACTAGAAACTGTTAGAGTTACTATCCCTAGAAGAGTTTATACTTATAAACACATGGATATAGTAGCTGAAGGTATAATCAAATTATTCAAACATAAAGATGACATCAAACCTCTAGAATTTGTTTATGAACCTAAACAATTAAGATTCTTTACAGCTAGATTTGGAATCAAAAAATAA
- a CDS encoding V-type ATP synthase subunit K has protein sequence MENIMTIFQQYGGVVFGVLGAALAVLLSGIGSARGVGIAGEAAAGLIIDEPEKFGKAMVLQLLPGTQGLYGFVIGLLIMFKLSPDMTIAQGMYLLMAGLPVGFVGLRSALYQGQVAVAGINILAKNETHQTKGIVLAVMVETYAVLAFVMSLLLLNQVQF, from the coding sequence ATGGAAAATATAATGACAATATTTCAACAATATGGTGGAGTAGTATTTGGAGTTTTAGGTGCAGCACTTGCAGTTTTATTATCTGGTATTGGTTCAGCAAGAGGAGTTGGAATTGCAGGAGAAGCAGCAGCAGGTTTAATTATTGATGAACCTGAAAAGTTTGGGAAAGCTATGGTACTTCAACTTTTACCAGGAACACAAGGACTTTATGGCTTTGTAATAGGGCTTCTTATTATGTTTAAACTTTCACCTGATATGACAATAGCTCAAGGAATGTATTTATTAATGGCAGGACTTCCAGTTGGTTTTGTTGGTTTAAGATCAGCTCTATATCAAGGACAAGTTGCAGTTGCTGGTATTAATATCTTAGCCAAAAACGAAACTCACCAAACAAAAGGAATAGTTCTAGCAGTAATGGTTGAAACTTATGCAGTACTAGCTTTTGTAATGTCTTTACTATTATTAAATCAAGTACAATTTTAA
- a CDS encoding V-type ATP synthase subunit A, which produces MKEGRIIKVSGPLVVAEGMEEANVYDVVEVSDNKLIGEIIEMRGDKASIQVYEETTGIGPGDVVVTTGSPLSIELGPGMLEQMFDGIQRPLLKIQEAVGDFLLKGVSVPALDREKKWQFNPTVTVGEEVEPGKVIGTVQETEIVLHKIMVPNGVYGKVKEIKEGEFTVEEIICKIETENAVKELNMIQKWPVRKGRPYLKKLNPVKPLITGQRIIDTFFAVTKGGTAAIPGPFGSGKTVIQHQLAKWADAEVVVYVGCGERGNEMTDVLMEFPEIIDPKTGQSLMKRTVLIANTSNMPVAAREASIYTAITIGEYFRDMGYSVALMADSTSRWAEALREMSGRLEEMPGDEGYPAYLSSRIAEFYERAGLVECLGNGEEGALTVIGAVSPPGGDISEPVSQSTLRIAKVFWGLDYALSYRRHFPAINWLNSYSLYQAKMDKYKEEHVDRDFPKFRVEAMALLQEEAKLQEIVRLVGRDSLSEHDQLKLEITKSLREDFLQQNAFHEVDTYCSLDKQFKMLKLILFFYDEAQRAIKEGVYLNEILALPSREKITRAKNISEKELDTFDKIEEEIKEAVSKLIKEGGTTNA; this is translated from the coding sequence TTGAAAGAAGGTAGAATTATAAAAGTTTCAGGTCCTTTGGTTGTGGCTGAAGGAATGGAAGAAGCTAATGTATATGACGTAGTAGAAGTTTCAGATAATAAGCTCATTGGTGAAATCATAGAAATGAGAGGAGATAAAGCCTCTATACAAGTATATGAAGAAACAACAGGAATAGGACCAGGAGATGTTGTTGTTACAACAGGAAGTCCACTTTCCATTGAGCTTGGACCTGGTATGTTAGAACAAATGTTTGATGGAATACAAAGACCACTTTTGAAAATACAAGAAGCAGTTGGAGACTTTCTATTAAAAGGAGTCAGTGTTCCAGCACTAGATAGAGAAAAGAAATGGCAATTCAATCCAACTGTGACAGTTGGAGAAGAAGTAGAGCCTGGAAAAGTTATTGGAACTGTCCAAGAAACAGAAATCGTACTACATAAAATAATGGTTCCTAATGGAGTATATGGAAAAGTAAAGGAAATAAAAGAGGGAGAATTTACAGTAGAAGAAATAATATGCAAGATAGAAACAGAAAATGCTGTTAAAGAATTAAATATGATACAAAAATGGCCTGTTAGAAAGGGTAGACCATATTTAAAGAAATTAAATCCTGTGAAACCTTTAATAACAGGACAAAGAATAATAGATACTTTCTTTGCTGTTACTAAGGGAGGAACTGCAGCTATCCCTGGACCATTTGGATCTGGTAAAACCGTAATACAACACCAACTTGCTAAATGGGCAGATGCTGAAGTAGTTGTTTATGTTGGTTGTGGAGAACGTGGAAACGAAATGACAGATGTACTTATGGAATTCCCAGAAATCATTGATCCTAAGACAGGACAATCTTTGATGAAGAGAACAGTTCTTATAGCCAATACTTCTAATATGCCAGTTGCTGCTCGTGAGGCTTCTATATATACAGCTATAACTATTGGAGAATATTTTAGAGATATGGGATACTCAGTGGCACTTATGGCCGATTCAACAAGCCGTTGGGCAGAAGCACTTCGTGAAATGTCAGGACGTTTGGAAGAAATGCCAGGTGATGAAGGATATCCAGCATATCTATCAAGTAGAATAGCAGAATTCTATGAAAGAGCAGGACTTGTTGAATGTCTAGGTAATGGTGAAGAAGGAGCATTGACAGTAATTGGAGCAGTATCTCCCCCTGGTGGAGATATTTCTGAACCTGTTTCTCAATCAACATTGAGAATAGCAAAAGTGTTCTGGGGCCTTGACTATGCACTATCATATAGAAGACACTTCCCAGCAATAAACTGGTTGAACTCTTATTCACTTTATCAAGCTAAGATGGATAAGTATAAAGAAGAACATGTTGACAGAGATTTCCCAAAATTTAGAGTAGAAGCAATGGCACTTCTACAAGAAGAAGCTAAATTACAAGAAATCGTAAGACTTGTTGGTAGAGATTCACTTTCTGAGCATGACCAATTGAAGTTAGAAATTACAAAGTCACTTCGTGAAGACTTCTTACAACAAAATGCCTTCCATGAAGTTGACACTTATTGCTCTTTGGATAAACAATTTAAAATGTTAAAGTTAATTTTATTTTTCTATGATGAGGCACAAAGAGCTATAAAAGAAGGAGTTTATTTAAATGAAATCTTAGCTCTTCCAAGTCGTGAAAAAATAACAAGAGCAAAGAATATAAGTGAAAAAGAATTAGATACTTTTGATAAGATAGAAGAAGAAATAAAAGAAGCAGTATCAAAGTTGATAAAAGAAGGAGGTACAACTAATGCTTAA
- a CDS encoding V-type ATP synthase subunit E, protein MSNLDKLVAEILQQAQKEANRMLTKAKTENSEFSEKENKKIQKEVDAINDKAQEEAQALKERVISNANLKSRDMILQAKEELADDILEKVLERLKNVDAKKYLKFVENILKNLNLSKNAEVMVSKDMKLALGDKILDYKISDKTVESGCSIKDGNLIYNNEFSNLIEFNREELEREILNKIFE, encoded by the coding sequence ATGTCCAATTTAGATAAGCTGGTTGCAGAGATTTTGCAACAGGCACAAAAAGAAGCGAACAGAATGTTAACTAAGGCAAAAACAGAGAATTCAGAATTCTCTGAAAAAGAAAATAAAAAGATACAAAAAGAAGTTGATGCCATAAATGATAAGGCACAAGAAGAAGCTCAAGCCTTGAAAGAAAGAGTGATATCTAATGCCAATTTGAAATCAAGAGATATGATATTACAAGCTAAGGAAGAATTGGCTGATGACATTTTAGAGAAGGTTTTAGAAAGACTTAAAAATGTTGATGCTAAAAAATATCTAAAGTTTGTTGAAAATATTTTAAAAAACTTGAATCTTTCAAAAAATGCAGAAGTTATGGTTAGTAAAGATATGAAATTAGCCTTAGGAGATAAGATACTAGATTATAAAATATCTGATAAGACTGTTGAATCAGGTTGCAGTATAAAAGATGGAAATCTTATTTACAATAATGAATTCTCTAATCTTATAGAGTTTAATAGAGAAGAATTAGAAAGAGAAATTTTAAATAAAATTTTTGAATAG
- a CDS encoding sodium-dependent transporter encodes MDNSERKFQSKLGFILTCVGSAVGMANIWAFPYRVGKYGGAVFLLIYFMFIALFSYVGLSAEYLIGRRAGTGTLGSYEYAWNEKGKGKLGYTLAYIPLLGSMSIAIGYAIISAWVLRTFGAAVTGKILEVDTAQFFGEAVQGNFVILPWHIAVIVITLLTLFAGASSIEKTNKIMMPAFFVLFFILAVRVAFLPGAIEGYKYLFVPDWSYLFNVETWVNAMGQAFFSLSITGSGMIVCGAYLDKKEDIVNGALQTGIFDTLAAMIAAFVVIPASYAFGYPAGAGPSLMFMTIPAVFKQMPFGHVLAILFFISVVFAAVSSLQNMFEVVGESIITRFKMSRKAVIFLLAIVSLVIGIFIEPENKVGPWMDIVTIYIIPFGAVLGAISWYWILKKESFMEELNEGSKVKRSEAYYTVGRYVYVPLVLVVFVLGLIYHGIG; translated from the coding sequence ATGGATAATTCGGAAAGAAAATTTCAGTCGAAACTAGGTTTTATATTAACTTGTGTAGGTTCTGCCGTTGGTATGGCTAACATCTGGGCTTTCCCATATAGAGTTGGAAAGTACGGAGGAGCTGTATTTTTATTAATATATTTTATGTTCATTGCTTTATTTTCTTATGTTGGTTTGTCTGCTGAATATTTAATTGGAAGAAGAGCTGGAACAGGAACTTTGGGTTCTTATGAATATGCTTGGAACGAAAAAGGTAAGGGTAAATTAGGTTATACTCTAGCTTATATTCCTCTTTTAGGATCTATGAGTATAGCTATTGGATATGCTATTATATCTGCTTGGGTTTTAAGAACTTTTGGAGCAGCTGTTACAGGAAAGATATTAGAAGTTGATACAGCTCAATTCTTTGGTGAAGCTGTTCAAGGAAACTTTGTAATACTTCCTTGGCATATTGCAGTAATTGTCATAACTCTACTTACACTTTTTGCTGGAGCTTCAAGTATAGAAAAAACTAACAAAATCATGATGCCTGCTTTCTTCGTACTATTTTTCATATTAGCAGTAAGAGTTGCATTTTTACCAGGAGCTATTGAAGGTTATAAATATTTATTTGTACCTGATTGGTCTTATCTATTTAATGTTGAAACTTGGGTTAATGCCATGGGACAAGCTTTCTTCTCACTTTCTATAACTGGTAGTGGAATGATAGTTTGTGGTGCATATCTTGATAAAAAAGAAGATATAGTAAATGGTGCTTTACAAACTGGTATCTTTGATACATTAGCTGCTATGATAGCTGCTTTCGTTGTAATTCCTGCATCATATGCATTCGGATACCCTGCAGGTGCTGGACCATCTCTAATGTTTATGACTATCCCAGCTGTATTTAAACAAATGCCATTTGGACATGTACTAGCTATACTATTCTTCATATCTGTTGTATTTGCTGCTGTAAGTTCATTACAAAACATGTTTGAAGTTGTTGGTGAATCAATAATAACAAGATTCAAGATGTCAAGAAAGGCTGTTATTTTCTTACTTGCTATAGTATCTCTTGTTATAGGTATATTCATTGAACCAGAAAACAAAGTTGGACCTTGGATGGACATTGTTACTATATACATAATTCCATTTGGAGCAGTGCTTGGAGCTATTTCTTGGTACTGGATACTTAAAAAAGAATCATTTATGGAAGAACTTAATGAAGGAAGTAAAGTTAAACGTTCAGAAGCATACTATACTGTTGGTAGATATGTTTATGTACCATTAGTTCTAGTAGTATTTGTACTTGGACTTATATATCATGGAATCGGATAA